Proteins encoded in a region of the Zea mays cultivar B73 chromosome 2, Zm-B73-REFERENCE-NAM-5.0, whole genome shotgun sequence genome:
- the LOC100285029 gene encoding myb-related protein Zm1 has protein sequence MGKGRAPCCAKVGLNKGSWTPEEDMRLVAYIQKYGHANWRALPKQAGLLRCGKSCRLRWINYLRPDLKRGNFSAEEEETVIKLHGLLGNKWSKIASCLPGRTDNEIKNVWNTHLKKRVSPSGGEEEHGAAGSNKNKKKKKKKAAGGAEEPLPSPTPSPSPSSSTTTTANCSSGDSGEQQSNTSKEADDDELDLENLEMMPMLDDDPITFGFDMLVDPVPAPYGPAVSAFASASRPTSPCASSTSPPPPPGCAPLGVDDLLVLPEIDIDQELWSIIDGNGDGGGDGGGSACAVSAETSAPCCQSNAPEPTTNGACATSHHGAAEEEGKEWWLEDLERELGLWGPVDVEDYHYQYPTGPHGLVANHPDPLPAMVDDPVSCYFQAGPASAVLQEPGYSVTSSSNLMGL, from the exons ATGGGGAAGGGCCGGGCACCGTGCTGCGCCAAGGTGGGGCTCAACAAGGGCTCCTGGACGCCGGAGGAGGACATGCGCCTCGTCGCCTACATTCAGAAGTACGGCCACGCCAACTGGCGCGCCCTGCCCAAGCAAGCAG GTTTGCTGCGGTGCGGGAAGAGCTGCCGGCTGCGGTGGATCAACTACCTCCGCCCGGACCTCAAGCGCGGCAACTTCAGCGCCGAGGAGGAGGAGACCGTCATCAAGCTCCACGGCTTGCTCGGCAACAA GTGGTCCAAGATCGCGTCGTGCCTGCCGGGCCGGACGGACAACGAGATCAAGAACGTCTGGAACACGCACCTGAAGAAGCGGGTATCGCCGTCCGGCGGGGAGGAGGAGCACGGCGCCGCCGGGTCCAAcaagaacaagaagaagaagaagaagaaagccgCTGGCGGCGCCGAGGAGCCGCTCCCGTCACCGACTCCGTCTCCGTCGCCGTCCTCGTCCACCACGACGACGGCCAACTGCTCCAGCGGCGACTCCGGCGAGCAGCAGAGCAACACCAGCAAGGAGGCGGACGACGACGAGCTGGACCTGGAGAACCTCGAGATGATGCCCATGCTGGACGACGACCCAATAACCTTCGGCTTCGACATGCTGGTGGACCCCGTGCCAGCGCCGTACGGCCCGGCCGTGTCCGCGTTCGCGTCGGCGTCCAGACCCACGTCGCCCTGCGCCTCGTCCACGtccccaccgccgccgccgggctGCGCGCCGCTCGGCGTGGACGACCTGCTCGTGCTGCCAGAGATCGACATCGACCAGGAGCTGTGGAGCATCATCGACGGcaacggcgacggcggcggcgacggagGAGGCTCCGCTTGCGCCGTGTCTGCCGAGACATCGGCGCCGTGCTGCCAGAGCAATGCGCCGGAGCCGACGACGAACGGCGCCTGCGCGACCAGCCACCACggagcggcggaggaggagggaaAGGAGTGGTGGTTGGAGGACCTGGAGAGGGAGTTGGGCCTGTGGGGCCCCGTGGACGTGGAGGACTACCACTACCAGTACCCAACGGGCCCACATGGTCTGGTGGCTAACCACCCGGACCCGCTTCCTGCCATGGTGGACGACCCGGTGTCCTGCTACTTCCAAGCGGGCCCCGCCTCCGCCGTGCTCCAGGAACCCGGGTACTCGGTGACTAGTAGTAGCAACCTGATGGGGTTGTGA
- the LOC103646002 gene encoding uncharacterized protein produces the protein MKMTCGRTSPVVAAVLVALAVVAAAVGPAPKRRGQEIHLFEATVRFPDDGVDELDYNYRLLAKVLGSVEAARRATYDSELGVFSALITNNQGRRLSKVPGVLKVTRLEDPPSLPETDGHL, from the exons atgaAGATGACCTGCGGCAGAACGTCCCCCGTCGTTGCTGCCGTCCTGGTGGCGCTCGCCGTCGTCGCCGCGGCCGTCGGCCCGGCGCCGAAGCGGAGAGGCCAGGAGATCCACCTGTTCGAGGCCACGGTCCGCTTCCCGGACGACGGCGTGGACGAGCTCGACTACAACTACCGCCTGCTCGCCAAAGTGCTCGGCAG CGTCGAAGCAGCGCGGAGAGCAACGTACGACAGTGAGCTCGGGGTATTCAGCGCGCTCATCACCAACAACCAGGGCCGTCGGCTGTCAA AAGTACCAGGCGTGCTGAAGGTCACACGACTGGAGGACCCTCCTTCGCTTCCGGAGACGGACGGCCATCTCTGA
- the LOC103648421 gene encoding E3 ubiquitin-protein ligase RNF14 has product MPRKSHKARGAAAHAAVGLTAGPRPPLKATAPNPSAAAELPQVVVAEAEGLKVPDAGASAAADALERLHVAPAPDGDPPPPEPVHEPAAPPQPPPAEASSSGRSAAGGSWEEEAVRKLRELAEVSRDETELTEEEVRANDQRQEDEICALEAIFGDAVVILDRKGGQRSFQVLVHIEVPDYIDVSTKLSYGDGTLNYAATHDDDDLFYKFRVEHLPPILLTCLLPTSYPSHRPPFFTISTYWLDKGMISPLCRMLDMLWEEQQGMEVTYQWVQWLQSCSLSHLGFTNEVVLRKSYVTCYADGEDKRACPDYASPDVIIPRMMRYNDNKHHEAFLHAIHDCMICLSECPGVDFIKLPCHHFFCWKCMQTYCKMNVKEGNVVKLLCPDTKCEGAVPPNVLKRLLGEDEYERWEGLLLQKTLDAMKDVVYCPRCQTACLEDVGNEAVCSSCLFSFCTLCRNRRHIGEQCMSPEERLMILEKRQESGNVQGDQMKVLQELRSLKEIMKDSKQCPKCRMAISKTEGCNKMHCENCGEYFCYQCNRAITGYEHFRGSCVLFPQEELDRWEMQMNQRVGRQIVAHAHAAIHGQNGQAHPCPTCRQPSPKIGNNNHLFCWACQKHFCALCHKAVQKPAQHYGPKGCKQHTADP; this is encoded by the exons ATGCCTCGGAAGTCGCACAAGGCGAGGGGCGCGGCCGCGCACGCCGCCGTTGGTCTCACGGCCGGGCCGAGGCCTCCCCTGAAGGCCACGGccccaaaccctagcgccgccgccgagctTCCCCAGGTCGTCGTTGCCGAGGCAGAGGGCCTCAAGGTACCTGACGCCGGGGCGTCCGCCGCCGCTGACGCCCTGGAGCGCCTCCACGTCGCCCCTGCTCCCGACGGTGATCCGCCGCCTCCCGAGCCCGTGCACGAGCCCGCCGCGCCGCCTCAGCCCCCGCCGGCCGAGGCGTCGTCTTCTGGGAGGTCTGCGGCGGGCGGGAGTTGGGAGGAGGAGGCTGTAAGGAAGCTGCGGGAGCTGGCGGAGGTTAGTCGGGATGAGACGGAGTTGACCGAGGAGGAGGTGCGCGCCAATGATCAGAGGCAGGAGGACGAG ATCTGTGCCCTCGAAGCAATTTTTGGAGATGCTGTAGTGATTTTGGACAGAAAGGGAGGCCAGCGGTCTTTCCAG GTTCTTGTGCATATTGAGGTTCCAGATTATATAGATGTATCAACAAAGCTCAGTTATGGTGATGGAACATTAAATTATGCGGCAACACATGATGATGATGACCTTTTCTACAAGTTCAGAGTTGAGCATTTGCCTCCGATCCTGCTAACATGTCTCCTGCCTACATCATACCCAAGTCACCGTCCTCCCTTTTTCACTATATCCACATATTGGCTTGATAAAGGCATGATTTCACCATTATGTCGCATGCTTGACATGCTTTGGGAAGAGCAACAAGGGATGGAAGTAACATATCAATGGGTGCAATGGCTCCAGAGTTGTTCCCTTTCTCACTTAGGGTTTACTAATGAAGTAGTTTTGAGAAAGAGTTATGTAACATGTTATGCAGATGGTGAAGATAAGCGTGCTTGTCCAGATTATGCTTCACCAGATGTTATAATTCCAaggatgatgagatacaatgacaaTAAGCATCATGAAGCTTTCTTACATGCTATCCATGATTGCATGATTTGTTTAAGCGAGTGTCCTG GTGTTGATTTCATCAAACTTCCGTGTCACCATTTCTTTTGCTGGAAATGCATGCAAACTTACTGCAAAATGAATGTCAAGGAAGGAAATGTAGTGAAGTTGCTATGTCCTGATACAAAATGTGAAGGTGCTGTTCCTCCGAATGTATTGAAAAGGCTGCTTGGAGAGGATGAATATGAACGTTGGGAGGGATTATTGCTTCAGAAAACCCTTGATGCCATGAAAGATGTTGTCTACTGTCCAAGATGTCAAACTGCTTGCTTGGAGGACGTAGGTAATGAAGCAGTATGTTCAAGTTGTTTGTTCAGCTTTTGCACTCTCTGTAGAAATCGCCGCCATATTGGAGAGCAATGTATGTCTCCAGAAGAGAGACTTATGATCTTGGAG AAACGCCAAGAATCTGGGAATGTGCAAGGAGATCAGATGAAAGTTCTACAGGAACTACGCAGCCTGAAGGAAATTATGAAGGATTCAAAACAGTGCCCAAAATGCAGGATGGCCATATCTAAGACAGAAGGATGCAATAAGATGCATTGTGAGAACTGTGGGGAGTACTTCTGCTATCAATGCAACCGTGCGATCACTGGATATGAGCATTTCAG GggttcgtgtgtgcttttccctCAAGAGGAATTGGACAGATGGGAAATGCAAATGAATCAAAGGGTCGGACGCCAAATTGTTGCACATGCTCATGCTGCAATACATGGGCAGAATGGTCAAGCTCATCCTTGCCCTACATGTCGGCAACCGTCTCCAAAG ATCGGAAACAACAACCACCTCTTCTGTTGGGCATGCCAGAAGCATTTTTGTGCCCTGTGCCATAAGGCTGTCCAAAAGCCCGCACAGCATTATGGCCCCAAAGGATGCAAGCAACATACGGCAGATCCCTGA
- the LOC103646003 gene encoding S-norcoclaurine synthase 2, with translation MSTELKAMEGSICHEFETGLPAAAVWEVYGSLLFGKLMPQLLPEVVSKVELVEGDGGAGTVLLVTFPPGTPGSETFREKFIKVDDENYIKETVVTEGGLLDHGFRKYMVRIEIVGREEKTSIVRSTIQYEVDHEHAGSHAPPVFSTDGLATIAEAITKYIKEKRGSESVISPK, from the exons ATGTCTACGGAGCTCAAAGCTATGGAAGGGAGCATCTGCCATGAGTTCGAGACCGGGCTCCCAGCTGCCGCCGTGTGGGAGGTCTATGGAAGCCTCCTCTTCGGGAAACTGATGCCCCAGCTGCTCCCTGAAGTGGTCTCGAAGGTTGAGCTTGTGGAGGGAGACGGTGGCGCTGGAACGGTCCTGCTTGTTACCTTCCCTCCAG GAACTCCTGGATCAGAAACTTTCAGAGAGAAGTTCATCAAGGTCGATGACGAAAACTACATCAAGGAGACGGTGGTCACTGAAGGAGGCCTTCTGGATCACGGCTTTCGGAAGTACATGGTTCGAATCGAGATCGtgggaagagaagagaagacatcCATCGTAAGGTCAACAATTCAATACGAAGTCGATCATGAGCATGCAGGTTCACACGCACCCCCTGTGTTCAGTACCGATGGGTTAGCTACCATTGCCGAGGCCATCACCAAGTATATCAAGGAGAAGAGAGGCTCTGAGTCCGTAATCTCTCCCAAGTAA
- the LOC100193724 gene encoding uncharacterized protein LOC100193724 yields MGEVDFLGQLHHKHLVKLIGYCIEDDQRLLVYEFMARGSLENHLFRRALPLPWSNRMKIVLGAAKGVAFLHGGPKPVIYRDFKTSNVLLDVEYNAKLSDFSLAKAGPQGDKTHVYTRVVGTYGYAAPEYVMTDAFFLGPSPMGNNGDDQRLGLSRGS; encoded by the exons ATGGGTG AAGTTGACTTTCTGGGACAGTTGCATCATAAACACCTTGTTAAGTTGATTGGATATTGTATTGAGGATGATCAAAGGTTACTTGTATATGAATTCATGGCACGGGGAAGTCTTGAAAATCATCTTTTCAGAA GGGCTCTTCCCCTACCTTGGTCCAACAGGATGAAGATTGTTCTAGGTGCCGCGAAAGGAGTAGCCTTCCTCCATGGAGGTCCCAAACCTGTTATTTACAGGGATTTTAAGACATCGAATGTTCTTCTTGATGTG GAGTACAACGCAAAACTATCCGATTTCAGTTTAGCAAAAGCTGGTCCTCAGGGTGATAAAACTCATGTATATACTCGGGTTGTTGGCACCTATGGTTATGCTGCACCAGAGTATGTAATGACAG ATGCGTTTTTTTTGGGACCAAGCCCTATGGGCAACAATGGAGATGACCAGCGTCTTGGTTTATCAAGAGGAAGTTAA
- the LOC100193724 gene encoding uncharacterized protein isoform X2 codes for MGVDFLGQLHHKHLVKLIGYCIEDDQRLLVYEFMARGSLENHLFRRALPLPWSNRMKIVLGAAKGVAFLHGGPKPVIYRDFKTSNVLLDVEYNAKLSDFSLAKAGPQGDKTHVYTRVVGTYGYAAPEYVMTDAFFLGPSPMGNNGDDQRLGLSRGS; via the exons ATGGGTG TTGACTTTCTGGGACAGTTGCATCATAAACACCTTGTTAAGTTGATTGGATATTGTATTGAGGATGATCAAAGGTTACTTGTATATGAATTCATGGCACGGGGAAGTCTTGAAAATCATCTTTTCAGAA GGGCTCTTCCCCTACCTTGGTCCAACAGGATGAAGATTGTTCTAGGTGCCGCGAAAGGAGTAGCCTTCCTCCATGGAGGTCCCAAACCTGTTATTTACAGGGATTTTAAGACATCGAATGTTCTTCTTGATGTG GAGTACAACGCAAAACTATCCGATTTCAGTTTAGCAAAAGCTGGTCCTCAGGGTGATAAAACTCATGTATATACTCGGGTTGTTGGCACCTATGGTTATGCTGCACCAGAGTATGTAATGACAG ATGCGTTTTTTTTGGGACCAAGCCCTATGGGCAACAATGGAGATGACCAGCGTCTTGGTTTATCAAGAGGAAGTTAA